One segment of Thermosynechococcus sp. HN-54 DNA contains the following:
- the lpxC gene encoding UDP-3-O-acyl-N-acetylglucosamine deacetylase: MTTASAPTALVATMQQTLGGASQWSGLGLHSGQWVEVTLRPAPANTGRQFVRLDLEGHPVIPAQIEAVKSTQLATELVANGASVRTVEHLLAALAIAGIDNVTIEMRGAEVPVLDGSAQPWLEGIQAVGVVAQEAPRSVVSLAEPVTVYQGEAFVSAIPAPELRLSYGIDFPYAAIGRQWCSFTPSELALAVAPARTFGFAEQVEYLRSQGLIQGGSLENALVCSASGWVNPPLRFADEPVRHKLLDFWGDLALLGTPPIAHYVAYRASHHLHTQLARAIARQMV; encoded by the coding sequence ATGACAACAGCCTCCGCACCAACAGCCTTAGTGGCAACGATGCAACAGACCCTTGGCGGAGCTTCCCAGTGGTCGGGGCTGGGCTTGCATTCCGGGCAATGGGTTGAGGTGACTCTACGGCCAGCACCCGCCAACACGGGGCGACAGTTTGTGCGCCTTGACCTTGAGGGACACCCCGTGATTCCTGCTCAGATTGAGGCTGTGAAATCCACTCAGTTGGCTACGGAGTTGGTGGCCAATGGTGCCAGTGTGCGCACGGTTGAACATCTCTTGGCGGCACTGGCGATCGCCGGCATAGATAATGTCACGATTGAGATGAGAGGGGCTGAGGTACCAGTGCTCGATGGCTCGGCGCAACCTTGGTTAGAGGGCATTCAAGCAGTGGGGGTGGTGGCTCAGGAGGCTCCCCGCTCCGTCGTCTCTTTGGCGGAACCCGTTACTGTTTATCAAGGGGAAGCCTTTGTCAGTGCCATTCCTGCTCCTGAGTTGCGCTTGAGCTATGGCATTGACTTCCCTTACGCGGCCATTGGGCGTCAGTGGTGTAGCTTTACCCCTTCAGAACTGGCGCTAGCCGTTGCCCCTGCTCGCACCTTTGGTTTTGCCGAACAAGTGGAGTATTTGCGCAGCCAAGGCCTGATTCAGGGGGGAAGTTTAGAGAATGCCCTTGTGTGCAGTGCCAGTGGTTGGGTCAACCCGCCGTTACGCTTTGCCGATGAACCTGTTCGCCACAAGTTACTGGATTTTTGGGGAGATTTAGCCCTCCTCGGGACACCGCCCATCGCACATTATGTGGCCTACCG
- a CDS encoding BamA/TamA family outer membrane protein has translation MNNQLFSPVRMQPMGAALKTVAVAMATVAIALGPLSPSRSQEAPTPPENQPAETPASPTPPSAKPVPESPPAAPPTPPPVSQPPADEPQVLIAEVVVEGATPELEQLVYQVISTRPGSTTTRTQLQQDTNAIFATGFFADVNAVPSDTPLGVRITFVVRPYPVLRAVQVAGNQVLTQEKVNEIFAPQIGRILNLRELQSGIEKINTFYKDNGYILGQVVGTPQIDPDGVVTLQVAEGVVEQVTYRFLNKEGEPTKQRTRDFVISREMDTQPGVVLNQKTVQADLRRLFELGLFEDVQVALEPGQDPRKVNLILNIKERNTGSISAGAGYSSASGLFGTVAFQQNNLFGRNWKFGVEAQGGTEGEFLFDINFTDPWIKGDPYRTSYTVSAFNRLTVPFTFSNGPINVPLANGDLPRINRLGGAVFFTRPFTKDRDLIRTAWTGSLGLQYQRVTSTDASFDRVATDFLGNCLTFPDNGVCRGYNDLFTVQAAILRDLRNDPLRPTSGQVIRLGVDQSIPIGAGNILMNRVRGSYSFYIPVKFLRIEGPQTFAFNIQAGNIFGDLPPYESFTIGGANSVRGWEEGAIGSGRAFVQGTIEYRFPIFNIVGGALFVDGASLLGTQRSVPGQPGIVRGKPGEGLGYGGGLRVNTPLGNIRIDFGWNNEGGSAFSFGIGERF, from the coding sequence GTGAATAACCAACTTTTTTCGCCAGTGCGAATGCAGCCAATGGGGGCTGCCTTGAAAACGGTAGCAGTGGCAATGGCAACCGTAGCGATCGCCCTCGGTCCTTTGAGTCCCAGCCGTAGCCAAGAAGCCCCCACGCCTCCTGAAAACCAACCAGCCGAAACTCCAGCATCCCCAACACCACCATCGGCAAAGCCTGTGCCTGAAAGCCCCCCAGCGGCACCCCCCACCCCCCCGCCGGTGAGTCAGCCCCCTGCTGATGAACCCCAAGTGTTGATTGCCGAAGTGGTGGTTGAAGGCGCCACTCCTGAACTGGAGCAATTGGTTTATCAGGTCATTAGCACTCGACCCGGCAGTACCACTACCCGCACCCAACTACAACAGGATACCAATGCCATCTTTGCCACGGGCTTTTTTGCTGATGTCAATGCTGTGCCCAGCGATACCCCCCTCGGGGTGCGGATTACCTTTGTCGTGCGCCCCTACCCTGTGCTGCGAGCCGTGCAAGTCGCTGGTAACCAAGTGCTTACCCAAGAAAAAGTCAATGAGATTTTTGCCCCGCAAATTGGCCGCATTCTAAACCTGAGGGAGCTACAGTCCGGCATTGAGAAAATCAACACGTTCTACAAGGACAATGGCTACATTTTGGGGCAAGTGGTCGGCACACCTCAAATCGATCCCGACGGCGTTGTCACATTGCAGGTGGCTGAGGGAGTGGTTGAACAGGTCACCTATCGCTTCCTCAACAAAGAAGGAGAACCAACGAAACAGCGTACCCGCGACTTTGTCATTAGCCGTGAAATGGACACCCAACCCGGCGTGGTTCTTAACCAAAAGACAGTGCAAGCGGATTTGCGACGCCTCTTTGAACTGGGGTTGTTTGAGGATGTGCAAGTTGCCCTTGAACCCGGTCAAGATCCCCGTAAAGTTAACCTGATTCTGAATATCAAAGAGCGCAATACGGGCAGTATTTCTGCTGGGGCGGGGTATAGTTCTGCCTCAGGTCTATTTGGCACCGTTGCCTTCCAGCAAAATAACCTTTTTGGTCGCAACTGGAAATTTGGTGTGGAAGCCCAAGGGGGGACTGAAGGGGAATTTCTCTTTGACATTAACTTTACCGACCCTTGGATTAAGGGGGATCCCTATCGCACCTCCTACACCGTGAGTGCCTTTAACCGCTTAACTGTGCCGTTTACATTCAGCAATGGCCCCATCAATGTGCCCCTAGCCAATGGCGATTTACCCCGTATTAACCGCTTGGGGGGTGCCGTCTTCTTTACGCGCCCCTTTACCAAAGATCGGGATTTGATTCGCACCGCTTGGACCGGTTCCCTTGGTCTGCAATATCAGCGGGTCACCTCCACGGATGCCTCCTTTGACCGCGTAGCAACCGATTTTCTGGGCAATTGTTTAACCTTCCCAGACAATGGGGTCTGTCGGGGCTACAATGACCTCTTTACCGTGCAAGCAGCAATCCTGCGGGACTTGCGCAATGATCCCCTGCGGCCGACGAGTGGCCAAGTGATTCGCCTAGGTGTGGATCAATCCATTCCTATTGGTGCCGGGAATATCTTAATGAACCGGGTGCGGGGCAGTTATAGCTTCTATATCCCAGTGAAGTTTCTGCGCATTGAGGGGCCGCAAACCTTTGCCTTTAATATCCAAGCGGGCAACATTTTTGGCGATTTGCCCCCCTATGAATCCTTTACGATTGGGGGTGCTAACTCGGTGCGCGGTTGGGAAGAGGGGGCGATCGGCTCCGGACGTGCCTTTGTGCAAGGGACAATAGAGTACCGCTTCCCAATTTTCAACATTGTTGGTGGCGCACTCTTTGTCGATGGGGCCAGTTTGCTCGGTACCCAACGCAGTGTGCCCGGCCAGCCAGGGATTGTGCGCGGTAAACCCGGCGAGGGGCTAGGCTATGGCGGCGGCCTGCGGGTCAATACCCCCTTAGGCAATATCCGCATTGACTTTGGCTGGAACAATGAAGGGGGCAGTGCCTTTAGCTTTGGCATTGGCGAGCGCTTTTAG
- a CDS encoding thioredoxin family protein — MARTESTMLALGTVAPDFQLPDVVSGQTISLSSFADKKALLVMFICRHCPYVKHVQEELAKLGRDYKDTGLGIVAMSANDAANYPDDAPESLKAMAIELGFTFPLCYDESQETAKAYTAACTPDFFLFDGDRKLVYRGQLDDSRPQNGLPVTGKDLRAAIDAVLAGQTPSEDQKPSLGCNIKWKPGNEPAYYG; from the coding sequence ATGGCGCGGACAGAGTCCACGATGCTTGCTCTTGGTACTGTTGCTCCCGATTTTCAACTGCCCGATGTGGTGAGTGGGCAAACGATTTCCCTCAGTAGCTTTGCCGACAAGAAAGCCCTACTGGTGATGTTTATTTGTCGCCACTGTCCCTATGTGAAACACGTCCAAGAGGAACTGGCGAAGCTAGGGCGCGACTACAAAGACACAGGCTTAGGGATTGTTGCCATGAGTGCCAATGACGCCGCCAACTATCCCGATGATGCCCCAGAGTCCCTGAAGGCGATGGCCATCGAACTAGGGTTTACATTTCCGCTTTGTTACGACGAGAGCCAAGAAACGGCCAAGGCCTACACGGCAGCCTGTACACCGGACTTCTTCCTCTTTGATGGCGATCGCAAGCTTGTCTATCGCGGACAACTCGATGACAGCCGTCCCCAGAATGGCTTACCGGTGACTGGGAAAGACTTGCGGGCTGCCATTGATGCCGTCTTAGCCGGTCAAACCCCCAGCGAAGATCAAAAACCAAGTCTCGGCTGTAATATCAAATGGAAACCGGGGAATGAACCCGCCTATTACGGCTAA
- the surE gene encoding 5'/3'-nucleotidase SurE — protein MRLLIANDDGVFAPGIRALADTLAIAGHEVVVVCPDRERSATGHSLTVFDPIRAEVVGDRFHPSIKAWACSGTPSDCVKLALGALLEEPPDFVVSGINQGSNLGTDILYSGTVSAAMEGVIEGIPSIAISLTSFTVHDFQPAADFASRLLKALETAPLPPKMLLNVNVPALPASEIAGVVITRQGIRRYHDLFQKRIDPRGKTYYWLAGEVVEEYPQDPNQAPTDVEAIAQNLISITPLTFDLTYGQGVQSLTEWLRQPTVQPLFNL, from the coding sequence ATGCGGTTACTCATTGCCAATGATGATGGGGTCTTTGCCCCCGGTATTCGGGCGTTGGCAGACACGCTGGCGATCGCTGGTCATGAAGTCGTGGTCGTGTGTCCGGATCGCGAACGCTCCGCTACAGGGCATAGCCTCACTGTTTTTGATCCGATTCGCGCCGAAGTCGTTGGCGATCGCTTTCACCCCAGTATTAAGGCGTGGGCTTGCTCCGGTACCCCCTCCGACTGTGTCAAACTCGCCCTTGGTGCCCTCCTAGAGGAACCTCCCGATTTTGTTGTTTCTGGGATTAACCAAGGCTCCAACCTCGGCACAGATATTCTCTACTCCGGCACGGTGTCTGCTGCGATGGAGGGGGTGATTGAGGGAATTCCTAGTATTGCCATTAGCCTCACCAGTTTCACAGTTCATGACTTTCAGCCGGCCGCTGACTTTGCCAGTCGTCTCCTCAAAGCGCTGGAAACCGCCCCCCTTCCCCCAAAGATGCTCCTCAATGTGAATGTACCTGCCCTGCCTGCCAGTGAAATTGCTGGCGTTGTCATTACACGCCAGGGGATTCGGCGCTACCATGACCTGTTCCAGAAGCGCATTGACCCTCGCGGCAAAACTTACTACTGGCTCGCCGGTGAAGTGGTTGAAGAATATCCCCAAGACCCCAATCAAGCACCCACGGATGTGGAAGCGATCGCCCAAAATCTGATTAGTATTACGCCGCTGACCTTTGATCTCACCTACGGCCAAGGGGTTCAGAGTTTAACTGAGTGGCTGCGCCAACCCACTGTACAGCCCCTATTCAATCTCTAG
- the xth gene encoding exodeoxyribonuclease III, whose protein sequence is MPKIATWNVNSIRTRLDHVCQWLDSTGVDYLCLQETKVTDAEFPRQPFLVRGYHVYCSGQKAYNGVAILSRQPLVGVEAGFAPQLPAHSDLDTQKRLIRAQLAPDVILVNVYIPNGGAYDSEKYHYKLHWLKILHVYLDQLTAQGEVILCGDFNIAPEDKDLFDASDRATKVGATDAERNLLAAIRDLGFHDAFRHFTEAPGHYSWWDYRAGAFRRNHGWRIDHLYITPAVKARACNCHIDIAPRRLPKPSDHAPVILEIE, encoded by the coding sequence ATGCCAAAAATTGCTACTTGGAACGTCAACTCAATTCGCACCCGCCTTGACCATGTGTGCCAATGGTTGGATAGCACTGGGGTGGACTATCTCTGTCTTCAGGAGACCAAAGTTACTGATGCTGAGTTCCCGCGTCAGCCCTTTCTGGTTCGTGGGTATCATGTTTATTGTAGTGGTCAAAAGGCCTATAACGGGGTAGCCATTCTCAGCCGTCAGCCCCTTGTGGGGGTAGAAGCTGGCTTTGCACCGCAGTTGCCTGCCCACAGTGACTTGGATACGCAAAAACGGCTGATTCGCGCCCAATTAGCCCCTGATGTGATCTTGGTGAATGTCTATATTCCCAATGGCGGAGCGTACGACAGTGAGAAATACCACTACAAGCTGCACTGGTTAAAAATCCTCCATGTCTATCTCGATCAGCTCACTGCCCAAGGGGAAGTGATTCTCTGTGGTGATTTTAATATTGCCCCTGAGGATAAAGACCTGTTTGATGCCAGCGATCGCGCCACAAAAGTGGGAGCCACCGATGCCGAACGCAACCTTTTAGCGGCCATTCGTGACCTTGGCTTCCACGATGCCTTTCGCCATTTTACTGAGGCGCCGGGGCACTACTCTTGGTGGGATTATCGGGCGGGTGCCTTTCGTCGCAATCATGGCTGGCGTATTGATCACCTCTACATTACTCCCGCTGTCAAAGCCCGGGCCTGCAACTGTCACATTGATATTGCCCCGCGGCGCTTACCCAAGCCCAGTGACCATGCACCCGTGATCCTAGAGATTGAATAG
- a CDS encoding DUF3084 domain-containing protein, with amino-acid sequence MAGYVLVLAVIILGGAIATVGDRLGSKVGKARLSWFNLRPRQTAVLITILTGSLISASTLAILFALSRELRDGVLRIGAIRRQQAAAEQELAETRAQKDEIEAELAQSQIELANIRQRLSQTNQVLEQAVNRQTLTEAELKQLQDRYTQAQKDLENFEAQGARLRQEIQRLQRERQAIQGRLEDVAGQKAALETAIRTAQQRLAEVEGQKDRLQAEIDRIQDQLAVANRQQQVLRNQQRSLQQEIAALEASRQRLEENVSILLLGLRRGTIAIRTGQVLASAVIQNVKEPAQATQVIEELLREARRNAIVLNNPQNLKPTDQVIQITTEDVNRLRSQISDGQPYVVRILAAANYLQGESNILVVPQVARNQEVFREGENLATISLDPSQMTDEQILQRLDQLFTISNQRAIASGVLPDPVTGSVGSFRQIELVKFVLDLKDHQGTIDISAVTPTPVYTAGPLTLSLVARQNQRVILRSG; translated from the coding sequence ATGGCTGGGTATGTTTTGGTCTTGGCCGTGATTATTCTTGGGGGCGCGATCGCGACAGTGGGCGATCGCCTTGGCTCAAAAGTGGGCAAAGCCCGATTGAGTTGGTTTAATTTGCGGCCTCGACAGACAGCTGTCCTGATTACTATTCTCACAGGCAGCTTAATTTCTGCCTCAACCCTCGCCATCCTCTTTGCCCTCAGTCGGGAGTTGCGCGATGGCGTGCTGCGCATTGGTGCGATCCGTCGTCAACAAGCGGCTGCTGAACAAGAACTCGCGGAAACCCGTGCCCAAAAGGATGAAATTGAAGCGGAACTCGCACAGTCCCAAATTGAACTGGCCAACATTCGCCAACGCCTCAGTCAAACCAACCAAGTCCTAGAGCAGGCCGTCAATCGTCAAACCCTCACGGAAGCAGAACTCAAGCAACTCCAAGACCGCTACACCCAAGCCCAAAAAGACCTCGAAAACTTTGAAGCCCAAGGGGCACGCCTGCGGCAAGAAATTCAGCGTTTGCAACGGGAGCGACAAGCCATCCAAGGCCGCCTCGAGGATGTGGCTGGCCAAAAAGCAGCCCTAGAAACCGCCATTCGCACGGCTCAACAGCGCCTTGCCGAAGTTGAAGGTCAAAAGGATCGTCTCCAAGCAGAGATTGATCGCATTCAGGATCAACTGGCCGTTGCCAATCGGCAGCAGCAGGTGTTACGCAATCAACAGCGCAGTCTTCAGCAGGAAATTGCTGCCCTTGAGGCCAGTCGCCAACGCCTTGAGGAAAATGTGAGCATCCTGTTGTTGGGACTACGGCGGGGGACGATCGCCATTCGCACGGGGCAAGTCTTGGCATCTGCTGTGATTCAAAATGTCAAGGAGCCGGCTCAGGCCACCCAAGTTATTGAAGAACTCCTGCGGGAAGCACGTCGCAATGCCATTGTTCTCAACAATCCTCAAAATCTAAAACCGACGGATCAGGTGATTCAAATTACCACCGAAGACGTGAATCGCCTGCGCAGCCAAATTAGTGATGGCCAACCCTATGTGGTGCGGATTTTAGCGGCAGCTAATTATCTACAGGGGGAAAGCAACATTCTTGTGGTGCCCCAAGTGGCGCGCAATCAAGAAGTTTTCCGCGAGGGTGAGAATCTGGCCACCATCTCCTTGGATCCCAGCCAGATGACCGATGAGCAAATTTTGCAACGCTTGGATCAGTTGTTTACGATCAGTAATCAGCGGGCGATCGCCTCCGGTGTCCTCCCTGATCCTGTGACTGGCAGTGTTGGCTCCTTTCGCCAAATTGAACTAGTGAAATTTGTCTTAGATCTTAAAGATCACCAAGGAACAATTGATATTAGTGCCGTCACACCCACTCCCGTTTATACGGCTGGTCCTTTGACCCTTTCCCTCGTCGCCCGCCAAAATCAGCGAGTGATCCTCCGCAGTGGCTAG
- the cax gene encoding calcium/proton exchanger: MKRLVSIGFLVFIPLSIAAEKLEWGALAVFILAALAIVPLAIWLSTATEEVALATGPTIGGLLNALFGNATELIIAIVALQAGLVDIVKASITGTLMANLLLVMGLSMLLGGIRYKEQSFAPVVARVNASSMTVAIAAILLPAMVIYTSNSVPQAAISKMSVVAAIILILVYGLTLLFSLKTHSYLYDVSQVELADEEGHHEKPNLPLWITVLMIATLGVAFESEIFVGAVEAATEGLGLTPLFTGVILLPLVGGAAEYVTAVGVALKNNMDLSVSIALGSSLLVALLVAPVLVLIGQLIGQPMDLNFSLFEVVTVIIAVVIANVISLDGRSNWLEGALLLATYGILGTAFFFHT; the protein is encoded by the coding sequence ATGAAGCGACTGGTTTCGATTGGTTTTTTGGTGTTTATTCCTCTCTCCATCGCTGCTGAGAAATTGGAATGGGGGGCACTTGCGGTCTTTATCTTGGCTGCTCTCGCCATTGTGCCTTTAGCGATTTGGTTGAGCACAGCAACAGAGGAGGTAGCCCTTGCCACTGGACCCACCATTGGGGGTCTCTTGAATGCCCTTTTTGGCAATGCAACAGAACTCATTATTGCCATTGTGGCGCTGCAAGCGGGTTTAGTGGATATTGTCAAAGCCAGTATTACGGGAACCCTGATGGCAAACCTTTTGCTAGTGATGGGGTTATCCATGCTGTTAGGGGGCATTCGCTACAAGGAGCAATCCTTTGCCCCAGTGGTGGCGCGGGTGAATGCTTCCTCGATGACAGTGGCGATCGCTGCCATTCTTTTACCGGCGATGGTGATTTACACTTCCAATAGTGTGCCGCAAGCAGCTATTTCCAAAATGTCAGTCGTGGCCGCGATCATTTTGATTCTGGTCTATGGGCTAACGTTACTCTTTTCTTTGAAAACCCACAGCTATCTTTACGACGTCAGTCAGGTGGAGCTAGCGGACGAAGAGGGACACCACGAAAAGCCCAACTTGCCCCTGTGGATCACGGTGCTGATGATAGCCACACTTGGGGTGGCCTTTGAATCAGAAATTTTTGTCGGTGCCGTTGAGGCAGCAACGGAGGGGCTGGGTCTGACACCCCTTTTTACTGGAGTCATCCTCTTGCCATTGGTGGGGGGAGCAGCAGAGTATGTGACCGCTGTGGGGGTTGCCCTGAAAAACAACATGGATTTGTCGGTGTCTATTGCCCTTGGTTCCTCGCTCTTGGTGGCGCTCTTGGTGGCACCGGTGCTGGTGCTTATTGGCCAGTTGATTGGTCAACCCATGGATCTAAACTTTAGTCTATTTGAGGTGGTGACCGTCATTATTGCTGTGGTCATTGCCAATGTGATTAGTCTCGATGGCCGCTCGAACTGGCTAGAGGGGGCACTGCTGTTGGCGACCTACGGGATTTTGGGCACGGCCTTTTTCTTCCACACTTAG
- a CDS encoding transglutaminase family protein, protein MEYRICHQTTYTYSDPVALASHDLRLIPRSDGHQRLRSLSIQILPTPQGQSTVLDVYGNHIQRYWWSPQPTTSLMIQVTSEVETYCDNPFNYLLDSWATTLPFNYPQRLATSLHPYLSAPVDPVAYELAWTTLAKGDGSVLTFLSDLNNKIYRTCQHQIRETGAPWPPCVTWANQMGSCRDTAVLFIHACRAVGLAARFVSGYQEGDLDNPERHLHAWVEVYLPGAGWRGYDPTHGLAVSDRHIALVAAAEAADTAPIQGTLRGQGVTSTMTYQLQIQRLA, encoded by the coding sequence ATGGAATACCGCATCTGCCACCAAACCACTTACACCTACAGTGACCCGGTTGCCCTTGCTTCCCACGATCTGCGGTTGATCCCGCGCAGTGATGGCCACCAACGCCTGCGATCGCTCTCCATACAGATTTTACCGACACCCCAAGGCCAAAGTACGGTTCTCGATGTCTATGGCAATCACATTCAGCGCTACTGGTGGTCACCACAGCCCACCACCTCCCTGATGATTCAAGTCACGTCTGAAGTAGAAACCTATTGTGACAATCCCTTTAACTATTTGCTTGACTCGTGGGCAACCACACTCCCTTTTAACTATCCGCAGCGGCTAGCGACCAGTTTGCATCCCTATCTCTCGGCGCCAGTGGATCCTGTGGCCTATGAACTGGCGTGGACAACGTTAGCCAAGGGCGATGGCAGTGTCCTCACATTTCTCAGTGATCTCAATAACAAAATTTACCGAACCTGTCAGCACCAGATTCGCGAAACTGGTGCCCCTTGGCCTCCCTGTGTGACTTGGGCTAACCAAATGGGTTCCTGTCGGGATACGGCGGTGTTGTTTATCCATGCCTGTCGGGCTGTGGGTTTAGCAGCACGGTTTGTCAGTGGCTATCAGGAAGGAGACTTGGATAATCCTGAACGACATCTCCATGCGTGGGTTGAAGTGTATTTACCGGGAGCTGGCTGGCGGGGTTATGACCCGACCCATGGCTTAGCAGTGAGCGATCGCCACATTGCCCTTGTGGCCGCAGCAGAGGCAGCAGATACAGCCCCAATTCAAGGGACACTGCGGGGTCAAGGAGTCACCTCAACGATGACCTACCAACTGCAAATTCAGCGACTCGCCTAA
- a CDS encoding DUF3155 domain-containing protein codes for MARRRKRKSRRRLEGRKILECVPQYSIESGEDKPVTAARKFIQAKGITPPALLLVKRNEHTTDRYFWAEKGLFGAQYVEENHFLFPSLRELAEEKMAATTR; via the coding sequence TTGGCCAGAAGACGGAAGCGGAAGAGCCGGCGGCGTCTCGAAGGACGCAAAATTCTTGAGTGCGTACCTCAATATAGCATCGAAAGTGGCGAAGATAAACCTGTGACAGCGGCACGAAAATTCATTCAGGCCAAGGGGATCACCCCGCCCGCTTTACTCCTTGTTAAGCGGAATGAGCACACCACCGATCGCTACTTCTGGGCAGAAAAAGGCTTATTTGGTGCGCAGTACGTTGAAGAAAATCACTTTTTATTCCCTAGCCTAAGGGAACTTGCAGAAGAGAAAATGGCAGCCACTACCCGCTAG
- a CDS encoding anion transporter, with product MLRFILQLLILALSYGALALGSVPGLRMNRATIALVSAALLIALGVIDLPAAWQAIDPQTIVFLLSMMIVNAYLGYSGFFQLAMVGVVRFSGSPLGLLVFLTVATGMLSAVFLNDTLALVTTPLTLRITHVLGLNPVPYLLAIAGATNIGSVATLSGNPQNILVGSFSGLGYLQFAQVMVPVAVLGLALQVAWLWWLYPEVRSRQPCTLATLQPTRIQKGLLHKTLIVSGLMFLAFLLGFPLAESSLLAAAALLVTRRLKPERVLAQVDWSLLVLFAGLFILTRCIQNFDLLAALRPWVNQPLPLVLITALLSNFISNVPTVLLLAQFIPQEADQLWYLLAATSTLAGNLTLFGAVANLITVEAAASSGQRFSFWQHLRFGAPLTVLTLAIAYAWIVSQT from the coding sequence GTGCTGCGGTTTATTCTCCAACTCCTGATCCTCGCCCTCAGCTATGGTGCCTTAGCCCTAGGGAGTGTACCGGGGCTGCGCATGAATCGTGCCACGATCGCCCTTGTGAGTGCGGCTCTTTTGATTGCCCTAGGCGTAATTGATCTACCAGCCGCATGGCAAGCCATTGATCCTCAAACCATCGTGTTTCTGCTGAGCATGATGATTGTCAATGCCTATCTAGGCTACAGTGGCTTTTTTCAGCTGGCCATGGTAGGGGTGGTGCGCTTTAGTGGCAGTCCTTTGGGGTTGCTGGTGTTTCTCACTGTGGCTACGGGAATGTTGTCGGCGGTCTTTCTCAACGATACCCTTGCTCTTGTCACGACGCCTTTAACACTGCGCATTACCCATGTCTTGGGTTTGAATCCAGTGCCCTACCTGCTGGCGATCGCTGGTGCAACCAATATTGGCTCAGTGGCCACCCTCAGCGGCAACCCCCAAAATATTCTCGTGGGATCATTTTCAGGGTTAGGTTATCTCCAGTTTGCCCAAGTGATGGTCCCTGTAGCGGTACTAGGTTTAGCTCTTCAAGTGGCTTGGTTGTGGTGGCTCTACCCAGAGGTGCGATCGCGCCAACCCTGCACTCTAGCGACTCTGCAACCGACTCGGATCCAAAAAGGGCTACTTCACAAAACCCTCATTGTCTCCGGGTTAATGTTCTTGGCATTTCTGCTGGGCTTTCCTTTGGCAGAATCTTCCCTATTGGCGGCAGCGGCTTTACTAGTCACCCGTCGTCTCAAGCCAGAGCGGGTTCTTGCTCAGGTGGATTGGTCACTACTGGTTCTTTTTGCAGGTCTGTTTATTCTCACCCGCTGTATTCAAAACTTTGATTTATTAGCTGCTTTACGCCCTTGGGTGAATCAGCCGTTACCTTTGGTGCTGATCACGGCACTGCTGTCGAACTTCATCTCTAATGTGCCCACCGTCTTGCTGTTAGCCCAGTTTATCCCCCAAGAAGCCGATCAACTCTGGTACCTGCTGGCAGCCACGAGTACTCTTGCCGGTAATCTCACGCTCTTTGGCGCTGTAGCCAACTTAATTACCGTTGAGGCCGCTGCTAGCTCCGGACAGCGGTTTTCGTTTTGGCAGCACTTGCGCTTTGGTGCACCGCTCACAGTGTTGACGCTGGCGATCGCCTACGCTTGGATCGTGAGTCAGACCTAG
- a CDS encoding replication restart DNA helicase PriA: MVTMQTIHCPHCGKLALRQRYGSVSHTQCPHCDYVLTMCDRTGRVLEAYTPEITHVGQYGANLTCTIERTRALC; the protein is encoded by the coding sequence ATGGTTACAATGCAAACGATTCACTGTCCTCACTGTGGTAAATTAGCCCTTCGCCAACGCTATGGCTCCGTCAGTCACACCCAGTGTCCCCACTGTGACTATGTCCTAACGATGTGCGATCGCACAGGACGGGTACTAGAGGCCTACACGCCTGAAATTACCCATGTGGGTCAGTATGGTGCCAACCTCACTTGCACCATAGAGCGAACACGGGCACTGTGCTAG